The following are encoded in a window of Limibacter armeniacum genomic DNA:
- a CDS encoding PAS domain S-box protein — protein MLMTTKVQPHCMLVVFSEKDFIIQAVSENVPLFFYRASKELLGHPLSVLMDKTRMEYIHRLLKHDNPGQIPPLRFSIDREGKLYLFYLQLSRSNGNVLIEFERQPEEDLIEQLNPYAILNVAFAKLQSVKSPQELFKQMVKEMHILTGFDQIYLLRFDDEFNAEIKAAWGSNRQDPIESMWLRHTEEDDAHVLFQRPVRYVVDFKQPSVGVKTLRSKALEEEVLNDMAIQAVLPFGKRYFSKMGVSSVLLVSVQKNNQPWGVVVCLNKERNYLSYEQRKACELLCQVFSSQVVLQEEMQEKEEAAYKGNLLNTLIEAISSKSSFLEGLEQKESALLELAEAEGAVLYMGNHFESFGKVPEEEDIHLLIDWLQENQSEEIYHTDRIHEIYPDVGHYGGILSASLSSKKRQYLVWFRPEYRYNVNWLVEMAGDEGRIVTGQSEEIKEHSQPWCTLTLYYLGELRKIIVESILRTLQEEEEQNARFKYMFQNSSDIIAIFEDGGKIRYISDSAEHILGYSIDHLKCCWKDFIHPEDLDRVAVVMREVREVPGMKKRTDYRMLHSTGVYLFVESVVQNLLHEPNIQGVLVNTRDITHHVKARKRLHKFQTAIESSSNGVIIIENSPEEGFPVVYQNPRFQEITGSSTTQTLGHPCAYFIKDGVNDTEIDKLRSALKNRERTEAILKKFRWYSGEPYWCNIQLYPVMDDEEEVSNYIALITDITYSKEAEQKLKEYAERLYNSNEELQTFAYVASHDLQEPLRTISGFSELLAEIYRDQLDEEGQEYIDFILQGTNRMKSLIDDLLQFSRVSTGEEDIREVDLNKTVRVALDNLHSSIEETGTMVYCDLLPVLQMNETMVLQVFQNIISNAIKYRHKDRTPDIRVTCKELSRVWQFCIQDNGIGIEAKHLDRIFVIFQRLHTHEEFTGTGIGLAICKKIIDKYGGRIWVESEYGKGSKFCFTIPKHLEGHNAAISAPYSWA, from the coding sequence ATGCTAATGACAACAAAGGTGCAGCCACATTGTATGTTGGTGGTTTTTTCTGAAAAGGACTTTATCATTCAGGCAGTGAGTGAGAACGTTCCACTATTTTTTTACAGGGCTTCCAAAGAGTTACTGGGGCACCCTTTGTCAGTACTGATGGACAAAACCCGGATGGAGTATATTCACCGTTTGCTGAAGCATGATAATCCAGGGCAAATTCCTCCATTAAGGTTCAGTATTGATAGGGAGGGGAAATTGTACCTTTTTTATTTACAGCTGAGCCGAAGCAACGGAAATGTACTGATTGAGTTTGAAAGGCAACCGGAAGAAGACCTTATTGAACAACTGAACCCTTACGCTATTCTGAATGTGGCTTTTGCCAAGTTGCAGTCCGTAAAGTCTCCACAGGAGCTGTTCAAGCAGATGGTGAAGGAAATGCATATCCTGACAGGGTTTGATCAGATATACTTACTTCGGTTTGACGATGAGTTTAATGCAGAAATAAAGGCGGCATGGGGAAGTAACAGGCAGGACCCGATAGAGTCCATGTGGTTAAGGCATACTGAAGAAGATGATGCCCATGTGCTTTTTCAGAGACCTGTACGATATGTGGTAGATTTTAAGCAGCCTTCAGTAGGAGTTAAGACACTTCGTTCAAAAGCACTTGAAGAAGAAGTGTTAAATGATATGGCTATACAGGCGGTACTGCCATTTGGAAAGCGATATTTTTCTAAAATGGGCGTCAGTTCTGTGCTTTTGGTGAGTGTACAGAAGAATAATCAGCCTTGGGGGGTGGTGGTTTGCTTGAACAAGGAGCGTAATTACCTTTCCTATGAACAGCGGAAAGCATGTGAGTTGCTTTGTCAGGTATTTTCTTCACAGGTTGTTTTACAGGAAGAGATGCAAGAAAAAGAGGAGGCTGCTTACAAGGGCAACTTGTTGAATACATTGATAGAAGCAATTTCCAGTAAGTCATCGTTTTTGGAGGGGTTGGAACAGAAAGAGTCAGCATTGTTGGAGTTGGCTGAAGCTGAAGGAGCTGTTCTTTATATGGGAAACCATTTTGAAAGTTTCGGTAAAGTACCTGAGGAGGAGGATATTCATCTATTGATTGATTGGCTACAGGAAAATCAAAGTGAGGAAATTTATCATACTGACAGGATTCATGAGATCTACCCAGATGTAGGACATTATGGAGGAATACTATCAGCATCTTTGTCTTCCAAGAAACGTCAATACTTGGTATGGTTCAGACCTGAGTACAGATATAATGTCAATTGGCTGGTTGAAATGGCAGGGGATGAGGGAAGAATAGTGACAGGTCAAAGTGAAGAAATAAAGGAGCACTCACAGCCATGGTGTACCCTGACACTGTATTATTTGGGCGAGTTACGTAAGATCATCGTAGAGTCTATACTGAGAACCTTACAGGAGGAGGAAGAGCAGAACGCCCGCTTCAAATATATGTTCCAGAACTCGTCAGACATTATAGCCATTTTTGAGGATGGAGGAAAAATCCGTTACATCAGTGATTCTGCTGAACATATTTTGGGGTATTCGATTGATCACCTGAAATGTTGCTGGAAAGACTTTATTCATCCTGAAGATTTGGATCGTGTAGCAGTAGTTATGCGGGAAGTAAGGGAAGTGCCGGGTATGAAGAAGCGAACAGATTACCGGATGCTTCACTCTACAGGTGTTTATCTTTTTGTAGAAAGTGTCGTGCAAAACCTGTTGCATGAGCCTAATATTCAAGGAGTACTTGTCAATACCAGAGATATTACGCACCATGTGAAAGCCCGAAAAAGGTTACATAAGTTCCAGACAGCCATTGAAAGCAGTAGCAATGGGGTGATCATTATCGAGAATAGCCCAGAAGAAGGGTTTCCTGTGGTATATCAGAATCCAAGGTTTCAGGAAATTACAGGAAGCAGTACTACCCAAACCCTTGGACATCCGTGTGCCTATTTTATTAAGGATGGCGTCAACGATACGGAGATCGATAAGCTGAGAAGTGCATTGAAAAATAGGGAACGGACAGAAGCTATACTGAAAAAATTCAGATGGTATTCTGGTGAACCTTATTGGTGTAATATCCAGCTTTACCCTGTGATGGATGATGAGGAAGAGGTGAGCAATTACATTGCGTTGATAACGGATATAACATACTCCAAAGAGGCTGAACAGAAACTAAAAGAATACGCTGAAAGGCTGTACAACAGTAATGAGGAGTTACAGACATTTGCTTATGTAGCATCCCATGATTTGCAGGAGCCGCTCAGGACGATCAGTGGTTTCAGTGAGCTGCTGGCTGAAATATACAGGGACCAGCTTGATGAGGAAGGGCAGGAGTATATTGACTTTATCCTACAGGGAACAAACAGGATGAAAAGCCTGATAGATGATTTGCTACAGTTCTCAAGAGTCAGTACAGGAGAAGAGGATATTAGGGAAGTGGACCTGAATAAGACGGTCAGGGTCGCATTGGACAACCTTCATTCTTCCATAGAAGAGACAGGAACAATGGTTTACTGTGACCTGCTTCCGGTGTTGCAGATGAACGAGACAATGGTACTGCAAGTGTTTCAGAATATTATCAGTAACGCCATCAAGTACCGCCATAAGGATCGTACTCCTGATATCAGGGTGACATGCAAAGAATTGTCGAGGGTATGGCAATTCTGTATTCAGGATAATGGTATTGGTATTGAAGCAAAACATCTTGACCGTATATTTGTTATCTTTCAGCGTTTGCATACGCATGAAGAGTTTACCGGAACAGGGATTGGGTTAGCAATATGCAAGAAGATTATTGACAAATACGGTGGACGTATTTGGGTGGAATCGGAATATGGAAAAGGAAGCAAGTTCTGTTTTACCATTCCGAAACATCTGGAAGGGCATAATGCGGCTATTTCAGCACCATACTCATGGGCATAA
- a CDS encoding AAA domain-containing protein: MEEIKHLRSLLKIERDEDFRQYEKNVLQTPLNERKRKGICWYPVIIKKSEIGTGEQFYITIERGSFKGTPHAFQVGDSVTFFSEGGKDDERLRGVVAAVWEDNMRIAVSEDELPDWLTEGNVGVDMLFDDVTYREMDYALKQLLELKAGRTRTLRDILLGEQPATFEKKVPNGFQPLETLNQAQNEAVAKVLTAKDIAVVHGPPGTGKTTTLVQVVKLVLQREKQVLVTAPSNTAVDLLTRKLAEKGIKVLRIGNPARVQDEVIQYSLDAQIEAHHDFKLLKKLRRDAEEAKRQAAKFKRNFGKEEREKRRDLYRDARQMLKEAEQLEEYIVESLTDKAQVITATLVGAVNKFIKDRKFSTVFIDEAAQALEPATWIPILKADKVVFAGDHCQLPPTVKSQQAAKEGLEETLFEKVMVRQKETSVMLEVQYRMNEQIMQFSNEQFYDGELKADDSVKNHVLSESSELPQLSTAVEFVDTAGCGYVEAMYPETQSRYNEEEAALLLRHLTGILQAYKAEGSVEQPSIGIISPYKGQVMTLSEHLLSDTVLREWSDQIQVQTVDGFQGQEKDIIYISLVRSNDEGSIGFLADTRRMNVALTRARKKLVVIGDSATLSSHSFYQSFLDYIDRIGAYHSAWEYME, translated from the coding sequence ATGGAAGAAATCAAACACTTGCGTTCCCTCTTGAAGATTGAGCGCGATGAAGACTTTAGACAATACGAGAAGAATGTCCTGCAAACTCCTTTGAATGAAAGAAAACGCAAAGGGATTTGCTGGTACCCTGTCATTATCAAAAAATCTGAGATTGGGACAGGAGAACAGTTTTATATTACCATAGAGCGGGGTTCGTTTAAAGGAACTCCTCATGCTTTTCAGGTAGGAGACTCGGTGACTTTTTTCTCCGAAGGTGGAAAGGATGATGAAAGGTTGAGAGGGGTGGTAGCTGCTGTGTGGGAAGACAATATGCGGATTGCTGTATCTGAGGATGAGTTACCTGACTGGCTGACAGAAGGAAATGTTGGGGTGGATATGCTGTTTGATGATGTAACCTATCGTGAGATGGATTATGCCCTCAAGCAGTTGTTGGAGTTGAAAGCTGGGCGTACACGTACTTTGAGAGATATACTCTTGGGGGAGCAGCCTGCCACATTTGAAAAGAAAGTGCCAAATGGTTTTCAACCTCTAGAAACACTTAACCAAGCACAAAATGAAGCTGTAGCCAAGGTCTTGACAGCGAAGGATATTGCGGTGGTACACGGTCCTCCAGGTACAGGTAAGACTACCACCTTGGTTCAAGTGGTGAAGCTGGTACTGCAACGAGAAAAGCAGGTGCTGGTGACAGCTCCTAGTAACACGGCGGTGGATTTGTTGACAAGGAAACTGGCAGAGAAAGGAATCAAGGTACTGCGGATAGGTAACCCAGCAAGGGTACAGGATGAAGTGATTCAGTATAGTTTGGATGCTCAAATTGAAGCGCATCATGATTTCAAGTTATTGAAAAAGTTGCGTCGGGACGCTGAAGAAGCTAAAAGGCAGGCAGCCAAGTTTAAACGGAACTTTGGTAAAGAGGAGAGGGAAAAAAGAAGAGACTTGTATCGGGATGCCCGTCAGATGCTAAAAGAAGCCGAGCAGCTGGAAGAATATATTGTGGAGAGCCTTACGGATAAGGCGCAGGTAATCACTGCTACTTTGGTAGGTGCTGTCAACAAGTTTATCAAAGACCGTAAGTTCAGTACAGTATTTATAGACGAAGCGGCTCAAGCACTTGAACCTGCTACTTGGATTCCAATACTGAAAGCAGATAAAGTGGTATTTGCAGGAGACCATTGCCAGTTGCCACCAACTGTAAAGTCACAACAGGCAGCAAAGGAAGGTTTGGAAGAGACACTCTTTGAGAAAGTAATGGTTCGGCAGAAGGAAACATCAGTCATGCTGGAAGTTCAATACAGAATGAATGAGCAGATCATGCAGTTTTCCAATGAACAGTTTTACGATGGAGAGTTAAAGGCTGACGATTCAGTTAAAAACCATGTACTCTCCGAGAGTAGTGAACTTCCACAGCTATCAACGGCTGTTGAGTTTGTAGATACGGCAGGGTGTGGGTATGTCGAAGCAATGTACCCAGAAACACAGAGCCGCTACAATGAGGAGGAGGCTGCACTTTTGCTTAGACACCTGACCGGAATACTGCAAGCTTATAAAGCTGAAGGCTCTGTCGAACAACCTTCTATTGGTATTATTTCACCATATAAAGGTCAAGTAATGACTTTGAGTGAACATCTTTTGTCGGATACAGTTTTAAGGGAATGGTCAGACCAGATACAGGTACAGACGGTGGATGGTTTTCAGGGACAGGAGAAAGATATTATCTACATCAGTTTGGTAAGAAGCAATGATGAAGGAAGTATAGGCTTCTTGGCTGATACCCGACGAATGAACGTTGCGTTGACCCGTGCCCGAAAGAAGTTGGTGGTGATAGGGGATAGTGCTACACTTTCATCCCATAGTTTTTACCAATCCTTTCTGGATTATATTGACCGAATAGGCGCTTATCATAGTGCTTGGGAATATATGGAGTAA
- a CDS encoding YiiX/YebB-like N1pC/P60 family cysteine hydrolase: protein MLPKKVKAEIVMWVMRRRVYHYALKHVIPYIRFSTYYTSLRGWKYQVGYALLQPGDFILTIDKKKLTTFLIPGEFSHAAFCRSKGSDGDWEISEMTHSDFTKSYFFDICKESDRVVICRCPDWDGEYLDKMIERDMSFSDQPYDNMFDLKSDALSCSEHIYKLDPENRLKVSTADVIGIGSQYVSPTGLWNAENKIVVWDSDDCDPPLYFPN from the coding sequence ATGTTACCCAAAAAAGTCAAAGCTGAGATCGTCATGTGGGTGATGAGAAGAAGGGTGTACCATTATGCACTCAAACATGTTATCCCATATATCAGGTTCTCAACATACTATACTTCACTGAGAGGCTGGAAGTATCAGGTAGGCTACGCACTGTTGCAGCCTGGAGATTTTATATTGACGATTGATAAAAAGAAACTGACTACGTTTCTGATTCCTGGTGAATTTAGCCATGCCGCATTTTGTCGCTCAAAAGGGAGTGATGGTGATTGGGAAATTTCCGAGATGACGCATAGTGATTTTACCAAGTCTTACTTTTTTGATATCTGTAAGGAGTCTGATCGGGTGGTGATTTGCCGATGTCCTGATTGGGATGGCGAGTATTTGGACAAGATGATTGAGCGTGATATGTCCTTTTCAGACCAACCTTATGATAACATGTTTGACCTGAAGTCGGATGCGTTGAGCTGCTCAGAACATATTTATAAGCTGGACCCTGAAAATAGGTTGAAAGTGAGCACTGCCGATGTGATTGGAATCGGCAGCCAATATGTGTCCCCAACAGGGTTATGGAATGCTGAAAACAAGATTGTCGTTTGGGACTCGGATGACTGCGATCCTCCATTGTATTTTCCGAACTGA
- a CDS encoding 7TM diverse intracellular signaling domain-containing protein, whose product MQINQRTCCFFSGLLLGIFFSFNAFGQVANSALLDLRQSNVNEIINLDGQWDFYWGELLLEEDLVQGAGYKRQLVKVPETWNGLTDALGKPLPSFGVATYHLKVLLPASAPDKLALKIRTAGTAYRFYVDGQLVASNGKVSKNKEQAAPEYKTKIVSFPVKGDTLSLLVQVSNFHHRKGGLWQSIQLGSDGAILQERETSTWRDIFLFSSVLIVGLYHLILYYYRRNVPANLIFSITSFALCLRALTVGEYLMTVLLPSMSWGWLLRLQYLAFEIPLITVPLFIRLLYRDYTFKYFQVGVNTVFGILIAFTLFSSTYMVSYVMVAITYLLPVVCAYCIGTLAYAALNKQKGALIFLFGALSLVITSVNDLLLNENIIQSMNMFTVGFYIFIFSQASVLAQNFSTAFLKNEQLNKELDDINHNLEETVMERTNSLQEANEELNTQNLQIAEQNEELEQQSQQLKKVNEEITSSIQYAKQIQRALLPSQEVLKKYFGEDGYFIFYQPRNIVSGDFYFVEEVDDKLIVVAADCTGHGVPGAFMSFIGIQSLTEIIIKNKITSPDLILNRLHEQVYKALRQSTSGNRDGMELSIICIDRNKNELQYAGAKNPLLIFKGKEEDLIKGDAAPIGGNVYQQDRVYTLHTIPLDEPVTFYMYSDGYKDQFGGKNNMKFMAKNFRRFLTLLHKDPMGEQESILRDNLFQWMSHGNEKQTDDILVMGFKL is encoded by the coding sequence ATGCAAATCAATCAACGAACTTGCTGTTTTTTTTCAGGGTTATTACTTGGGATTTTTTTCTCATTTAATGCATTCGGACAGGTTGCAAATTCAGCCCTACTAGATTTACGTCAATCAAATGTCAATGAAATCATTAACCTTGATGGTCAATGGGATTTCTATTGGGGTGAATTGCTACTGGAGGAAGATTTAGTGCAAGGGGCTGGTTACAAACGTCAGTTGGTAAAAGTACCGGAGACTTGGAATGGTTTGACGGATGCTTTAGGAAAGCCTTTGCCTTCTTTTGGAGTCGCTACCTATCACTTGAAAGTATTACTGCCTGCAAGTGCACCGGACAAGTTGGCATTGAAAATCAGAACTGCAGGAACGGCTTACCGTTTTTATGTTGATGGTCAGTTGGTGGCTTCAAATGGAAAGGTGAGCAAGAATAAAGAACAGGCAGCTCCTGAATATAAGACGAAAATAGTAAGCTTTCCTGTTAAAGGCGACACACTTTCATTGTTGGTACAAGTATCTAATTTCCATCATAGGAAAGGAGGGTTGTGGCAGTCTATACAGTTAGGGTCAGATGGTGCAATCTTACAGGAAAGAGAGACTTCTACATGGAGAGATATATTCCTTTTCAGTAGTGTGTTGATTGTTGGTCTTTACCACTTGATCCTTTACTATTATCGTAGAAATGTACCAGCTAACCTGATTTTTAGCATTACCTCTTTTGCATTGTGCTTGCGTGCGCTGACTGTAGGCGAATACCTGATGACGGTACTTCTGCCAAGTATGTCTTGGGGGTGGTTGTTAAGGTTGCAATATCTGGCTTTTGAGATTCCACTTATTACAGTACCGCTATTTATCAGGCTACTGTACAGAGATTATACATTCAAGTATTTTCAGGTAGGTGTTAACACGGTATTTGGGATACTGATTGCTTTTACCTTGTTTTCATCAACATATATGGTGTCATATGTGATGGTGGCTATTACTTACCTGTTACCTGTAGTTTGTGCCTATTGTATCGGAACATTGGCATATGCAGCCTTAAATAAGCAGAAAGGGGCATTGATTTTCCTTTTTGGAGCTTTGTCCTTGGTGATTACCTCTGTCAATGACCTATTGCTGAATGAAAACATCATTCAGTCCATGAATATGTTTACCGTAGGTTTCTACATATTTATTTTTTCTCAAGCATCTGTCTTGGCTCAAAACTTCTCTACAGCGTTCTTGAAAAATGAACAGCTGAACAAGGAACTGGATGATATCAACCATAACCTTGAAGAGACTGTCATGGAGCGAACCAACTCACTCCAAGAGGCTAATGAAGAGTTGAATACGCAAAACCTTCAGATTGCAGAGCAGAATGAGGAGTTGGAGCAGCAGAGCCAGCAACTGAAAAAGGTGAATGAGGAAATAACTTCCAGCATTCAATATGCTAAGCAAATCCAAAGAGCATTGTTGCCTTCTCAGGAAGTGTTGAAAAAATACTTTGGAGAGGACGGTTACTTTATATTCTACCAACCTAGGAATATAGTATCGGGTGATTTCTATTTTGTGGAGGAGGTTGACGATAAGTTGATAGTGGTAGCAGCGGACTGTACAGGACATGGAGTGCCAGGTGCTTTTATGAGCTTTATTGGTATTCAGTCTTTGACAGAGATTATTATCAAGAATAAGATAACATCTCCTGACTTGATCCTGAACAGGTTGCATGAACAGGTTTACAAAGCCTTAAGGCAATCGACATCAGGAAACAGAGATGGAATGGAACTCTCGATTATTTGTATTGACAGAAACAAAAACGAATTGCAATATGCAGGTGCGAAAAACCCACTTCTGATCTTCAAGGGTAAAGAAGAGGACTTGATCAAGGGGGATGCAGCACCGATCGGAGGGAATGTATACCAACAAGATAGGGTATATACATTGCATACGATACCTTTGGATGAGCCAGTTACTTTTTACATGTACAGTGACGGTTATAAGGATCAGTTTGGAGGTAAAAACAATATGAAGTTTATGGCTAAAAACTTCCGACGCTTTTTGACTTTGTTGCATAAGGATCCGATGGGAGAGCAAGAATCGATACTTCGGGATAACCTCTTCCAATGGATGAGTCATGGCAACGAAAAGCAAACGGATGATATCTTGGTGATGGGCTTCAAACTATAA